In Populus trichocarpa isolate Nisqually-1 chromosome 16, P.trichocarpa_v4.1, whole genome shotgun sequence, a genomic segment contains:
- the LOC7458920 gene encoding uncharacterized protein LOC7458920, which produces MPYLVRENLFIGNISDAAEVLQNGSSEITHILSVLSSVSISFFTEWRSGVVIPAKEIKKVCVGDGEDEWRSCLAANKVLYGLEYAGKDLKLVRMAVPIRDMESEDLLDYLDVCLDFIEKSRKEGAVLVHCFAGVSRSAAIITAYLMKTEQLSLEDALESLRRSCESVCPNDGFLEQLKMFEEMGFKVDHASPIYKRFRLKVLGEFYNRGEKIDSSKFGADPGVPTQISSEEEASPNEGKKAIPAYRCKKCRRVVALQENVVDHVPGEGETSFAWGKQKSGNPFNKSDESECSSLFVEPLKWMTGVEEGALEGKLSCAHCEARLGYFNWSGIQCSCGSWITPAFQLHKSRVDVSTV; this is translated from the exons atgccGTATCTTGTACGCGAGAATCTTTTCATCGGAAACATAAGCGACGCGGCTGAGGTTCTGCAAAACGGAAGTTCGGAAATAACGCATATTTTATCTGTCTTAAGTTCCGTGTCTATATCGTTCTTTACGGAATGGAGAAGCGGTGTGGTAATCCCGGCGAAGGAGATAAAGAAAGTGTGCGTGGGTGACGGTGAGGATGAGTGGAGGAGTTGTTTGGCGGCGAATAAGGTTTTGTATGGGTTAGAGTATGCAGGGAAGGATTTGAAACTGGTGAGAATGGCGGTGCCGATTAGGGATATGGAGAGTGAGGATTTGTTGGATTATTTGGATGtttgtttggattttattgaGAAGAGTAGAAAAGAAGGAGCTGTTTTGGTGCATTGTTTTGCTGGCGTTTCGAGAAG tgCAGCTATCATTACAGCGtacttgatgaaaactgaacAGTTGTCTCTTGAAG ATGCTCTTGAATCCCTAAGGCGAAGCTGTGAGTCTGTTTGTCCCAATGATGGCTTTTTAGAACAG TTGAAAATGTTTGAGGAAATGGGGTTCAAGGTTGATCATGCTAGTCCCATATACAAGCGGTTTCGCCTGAAAGTATTGG GTGAGTTTTACAACCGTGGAGAGAAGATAGACAGTTCTAAATTTGGGGCAGATCCTGGTGTACCTACACAAATTTCCTCTGAGGAAGAAGCATCTCCAAATGAAGGGAAAAAGGCTATTCCTGCATACCGCTGCAAGAAATGCCGTCGAGTAGTTGCACTGCAGGAGAATGTTGTGGATCATGTTCCAGGAGAGGGCGAGACATCTTTTGCATGGGGCAAGCAGAAAAGTGGCAACCCCTTTAACAAGTCCGATGAGTCTGAGTGTTCATCTCTTTTTGTTGAGCCTCTGAAGTGGATGACAGGAG TTGAGGAAGGTGCATTGGAGGGAAAGTTGTCCTGTGCTCATTGCGAAGCTCGTTTGGGTTACTTCAATTGGTCAGGTATCCAATGCAGTTGTGGGAGCTGGATTACTCCAGCCTTTCAGCTACATAAAAGTCGAGTGGATGTTAGCACTGTCTAA